GCATTTCATAAAGATTACTTGCTTCTTCTCTTTTCTGTGAATGCAGATTGATACTACTTAAAATCAGCAGTAAGATCAAAAAGCAGACTATTTTCTGAATCTTTGAGTTTTTTGCCATTCTGGAACTCTTTGAAAAATTGTATCGATAATTGCCAAAAATGCACCTTTCGATATAAACCACAGATAAAATGTAAAATTGAACATAAGTAGTGGAAGAAGACGAACCCGCATATGACCACCGTCTAACAAAATACCGGAACCGATCTGGAAGAACGGAGCTGCGTTTCCAAACGAACTATAAGCTGAAACTAACACGAAAATGAATACACTGCTAAAAAGGTTCATTTCTCCTAAGAAGAAAAGTGCAATAGAATCAAAAATACCTACAAGGAGTAGCAAAGGAATAAAATAGATAGTTAAAAGCAGCATTCCATCAAGTTTTTCTATAGGCCTTAAATATTTAGATTTCATCATTTTAAAGAACGATTTGAAGAAAACCTGGCAATGACCACGAGCCCAGCGAGAAACTTGTCGCGAACGAACTATCCAGGTTTCGGGAGCTTCTTCGTAACATTCTGCACGATTGGCATAAACAACTTTCCAACCTTGTTCATAAAGTTTGAATGTAAGCTCTGTATCTTCTGTAATAATTGCTGGATTGAAACCTCCCAATTCCATCGCAATTTTCCGTCGGAATCCGCCAACAGTTCCACCATATTGTGGTACCAGATTCAAATTGTATCTGGCTTGCTGGTCTATCTGATAACCTCCGGTCCTTTCCATGTCCAGAAGGCGTGTGAGCATATTGGAACCAACATTATTAGGAATTACTCGACCCATCACAGCTCCAACTTCCGGATCGAGAAAACAAATTGCGATATCTCGGATAATTCCTTTGGGTGGCAGATAATCAGCATCGAACACAATAATAACATCACCAGTTGCAAACTCCATAACTTCGTTCATAGAGGCTGGTTTTCCACGTGTTCCCGTATCGCGCACATAGGGGTGAATATTATCATAAGTTTCACTGTATTTTTCCAATATCGCAAGTGTGGCATCTTCAGAGTGATCTTCTATAGGAATTATTTCCAATTTATCTTTGGGATAAATGGTATTTGCGATATTTTCCATGGAATATTCAGCAACAAGTTCTTCATTATGCATTGGAACAATTACCGTAACTTTTGGTAAATCGGAATCCAGAATATCCTGATAATATAACTTTTGCTCTCCAACAGAGCGATTTATGGAAAATACTAAGTGACGAATAGTATAGATGAGCATAATTATTGCTACTGTAATCACATAAGCTTTAAGAATAATGACTAATACAGCCAGCCCCATTTAGTGTCGTCTCCTTTTAATTTTACAGCAATTTTGCTGACAAATACTGAGTAAAAACTAACAACATAAACAAAATCGAAGAATGGCCCGAACATGAAGAAAATGATAGCCATGAACAAATAACTGAATTCACGTAAAAAGTAAATAAAAGTAATGTAACGAAGCAATCCAAAAATGATGGAATAACCTACTGAAAGTAAGATAACTCCAAGTTTCTGGATGAAATTTGTAGGAAGTGGAATGAACCCTATTACGAGTATGTAAGGAATGATCAACCAGATACAAATCAGAGTTTTCATATAAAGGTCCAGATAAATAACCATGGAATATGGAAAATAATTTGCCCAGAAAATAAAGAAAACACTGGAAACAAAATGTATGAAAGATACCAACACAAGCCAGATTACCATTGGTTGAGTAAGAAATCTTACAAGCGGTGTAACTACGATTACCAGTA
The Candidatus Cloacimonadota bacterium DNA segment above includes these coding regions:
- a CDS encoding glycosyltransferase family 2 protein, whose product is MGLAVLVIILKAYVITVAIIMLIYTIRHLVFSINRSVGEQKLYYQDILDSDLPKVTVIVPMHNEELVAEYSMENIANTIYPKDKLEIIPIEDHSEDATLAILEKYSETYDNIHPYVRDTGTRGKPASMNEVMEFATGDVIIVFDADYLPPKGIIRDIAICFLDPEVGAVMGRVIPNNVGSNMLTRLLDMERTGGYQIDQQARYNLNLVPQYGGTVGGFRRKIAMELGGFNPAIITEDTELTFKLYEQGWKVVYANRAECYEEAPETWIVRSRQVSRWARGHCQVFFKSFFKMMKSKYLRPIEKLDGMLLLTIYFIPLLLLVGIFDSIALFFLGEMNLFSSVFIFVLVSAYSSFGNAAPFFQIGSGILLDGGHMRVRLLPLLMFNFTFYLWFISKGAFLAIIDTIFQRVPEWQKTQRFRK